DNA sequence from the Candidatus Auribacterota bacterium genome:
CGCGCCTCCTGCTCGCCGGCTCGCTCATCGGCATGGACAGATACACGAGCCACCTGAGGGCGCTCATCACCTTGCTCGACCTCCCGGATGTCACCTTCTTCAACCACGTGACCGATGCCGAGCTCTATTCCCTCTACCGCACCGCGGGCGTCTTTCTCTGCATGAGCGAGCACGAGGGCTTCTGCATCCCGCTCCTGGAGGCGATCTATTTTCGAGTGCCCGTCCTCGCCTACGCGGCGGCGGCCATACCCGAGACGCTCGCAGGGACGGGCGTCCTGGTGCGGGAGAAGAACCACGCCGCAATCGCCGAACTGATCGACAGGATCCTGGGCGATCCCGCGCTCAGGGCGGCAATCGTCGCGAAGCAGGCCCCCCGCGTCGCGGCGTTCTCCACGGAGGCCGTCGCGGGACGCCTCAAGGAGCTGCTTTCCCAATTGTAATCCAACCAAATGATCCCGATAAAAATAGCATCTCTCGCGGTTCTCCTCCTGCTCCCCGGCTACCTGCTCATCAGGGTGTCGCGAGGGGGCGTGCCGCCCTCTCCCCACCCCACACGCCGGGCATGGCTCCAGGGGGTCGTGGCGAGCATGGTCATCAGCTCGTGGCTCGGATTGGTCCTCCTCGAGTGCGGCTGCTTCTCGCTCAGGAACCTCCTCCTGCCCCTCGCCGCGTGCTCACTACTGCTCTATCTGATATTCCGCCCCGCGCTGCGGAGTGCTCGCCTCGATGAGAACCCCCGGGAGAGAGGCAGCGCACAACATGACCCTTTCCCCTGGCCGCTCGCCATCGTGCTCTGCGCGTTCGGCCTCGCGTGCCTCCGGTTCGGCTCATCCGAGTACATTTTCGGGGGTTGGGACTCCGGCGAGTACGTGAACATGGGCGCGCTCATCGCCGACAGGGGCGGTATCGTCTACCGCGATGAGTTCTTCTCCTCAATCCCCGAGGCCGCGCGCCAGATCTTCACCGACGGGGGCCGGCGCTACATGGGCTTTAACCTGCTCAGCTCCAGAGAGGCGATCGTCAGCCCCAAGTTCATGCACCTCTACCCCCTCTGGCTCGCGCTCGCGATGAAGCTCTCCGGCCTGCGCGCCGCTCTCTCGCTCAATGTGCTTTTCTCCCTCCTCTCGCTCTCCCTCTGCTACCAGATCGCGGGCCAGCTCCACGGGAGGAGAGCCGCGGCCGCGGCAGCCGTCTTCCTCGCGCTGAACGCCGTCCAGATCTGGTTCGCCAGGAACCAGTGCGCAGAGCCGCTCGCCCAGCTCTTCTTCCTCGGCTGTGTCTACTTCTGGATCCTCTGGCGCCGCGGTGGGAGGCTCCACGCCGCCCTCTCCGCTGCGTGCGCGGGAATGATGTTCCTCACAAAATTTGAAACGACCATCATCCTTCCCGCCATGGCGGCCGCCCTCCTCCTCTCCGAAAAGAGGAGGGGGGAGATCGCTTTTCTCATCGTCCTCCTCGCCGCGCTCCTCCACCTGACTGTCCATCTGTGCTGGTGGGACAGGCCGTACGCCTGGGCGATACTCAACAATATCCCTGCTCGCCTCAGGGAACACGGGCTGTCCCTCATCGTAGCCAGCTGTATCTTCCTCGTCATCTCATATCTGCTCCTGTGGCGCTCGAGGAGCCGTGGTTCACCGCTCAACCGGATCAATTCACCGACAAGATTTCTCGCGGGGTCTGCCGTACTCGCGTTCATCACCTTCCTCTATTTCATCAGGCCGCTGGTAAGCGCTTCGCCGGAATCGGCCAACCTCCCCGAATTCAGCCGGGTCATGGGGGAGGGATTGTTCTGGTGGTCTATCGCGGCGTTCCTCTGGATATGGCTGAGGGGGCTCAAGAGCGAGGAGAGCCTCCTCTGGATTTCTGCGCTCACGGTGACATTTCTCTTTTCCATCTCGGCTGTGGGGGAGCATCACCTCTACCCATGGTCAGCGCGCCGGTTCCTCCCTGTCACGCTGCCCGCCCTTGCAATCTTCTCCGGCTGCTTCACCGCTGAGCTCTCCGCCCTCCTCCCCCGGCTGGGGAGGTCGCTGCTCATACTAGGACTCGCCCTTTTGCTGATCATCCCCCTCACGCGCGCTCCCTTCCTCCTCACCGCCAGGGATTATCCGGGCGCGCGAGCGTTCATCCGCGCACTCGCCCCCGCGACAGAGGCATTCGACATCCTCATCTGCGAACAGGTCAGGCTCGCCGTCCCCCTCAATTTCCTCCTCCGCAGAAACGTCCTCCTGTTCAAGGAGACTGAGCAGACAATTAAAAAATGCGACCGTGTCGAGGCACTCATCGCGTCCCGGCTCGCCGAGGGAAAGCGCGTGGCCTATGTCACCGCAGGCCCCGCAATTCATGGAAAGACCATCGCGTTCCAGAAGCGCGCGGAACTGCCGTTCATATCCTCCATCGTTCCACTCACACGGCATGCGATGCCATTGGGGATAACCGAAATATCATCCGACGTGAAAGTTCTCGAAGCGATCCCGCTGGCCGCCGAGCCGCCGCCAGAGAAGGATCTGTTCATTGACATCGGCTATCAGTGCTTTGGGCTCGAGGATGGGTTCTACGGGCCGCGGCTGATCGGGAAGGAGGGCGGAGCGGGCCGCTGGACAGCACCCCGCGCATCGCTTATAATTCCCTGGTTTGAAGATGGTTCCGCGGCAGCGCTCACGCTCTCCCTCTCGACCGGCCCCCGGGGAGGAATGCCGGTTCCCGTGGAGCTGCTCATCGAGGGGAGGAGGGTGGCGGAGTTCAACGCCCATGGGGGATTGAACGGCTATATGGCGTCAATACCCAGGGGAACCTGCACAGGCATGAAGCGGGTCCGCCTCGAGCTGATAACGCCCCCATGGAACCCCGCGGATGACGGGTTGCGCGGCTACCCATCGGCGCTTGGAATATTTCTCGATTCAATAAGGATTACGAAGTTGCGCGCCGCAGATCCCGGACACGAGCGGAATCCCGGAGGGGGGACTGATACTCATGAGCACTAGCAAACCGGCGCTCCACCAGATCGTCGCAGGTTTTGTCGACGGCGACGCCATCAGCAACTTCGCCCTCACCCTTCAGGGGATATTCAGGGGGTGGGGATATGATTCGGATATCTTCTGCCCCCGACGCCACATCACGCCGAAATTGAGCGGCAGGGCAAAAGACATCGGCGAGCACCGGCCCCTCAGCCGCAGAGAGCACATCGTCATCTTCCATTTCTCCATAGGTTCCGAGACGATCGATTACTTCAAGCGGCTCCCCGAGAGAAAGGTCCTCGTGTATCACAATATCACGCCGGGCCGCTACTACCGCTCTCTCTACGACGGGCGCGAAACCCTCCTCACCCAGGGCCGGCAGGAGCTGAGAGCGCTCGCTCCCGTTCCTGACCTCTCCCTCGCCGATTCATCCTTCAACGCGGGAGAGCTCGAGGAGGCTGGTTTCAGGAATGTGAAGGTGATGCCGATTATTCTCAACACTGATTACTTAAACTGCCCGCCCGACAGGAGCATCATCAATCGCTACCGCGACGGGGTGAAGAACATACTGTTCGTGGGGAGGATCGTCCCCAACAAGCGGTTCGAGGATCTGATCAAGGCATGCCACGCCTACCGCCTGTTCCTGAACCGGGAGGTCCGTCTCCTGCTCGTCGGCTCCTACATTGACCTGGAGCGCTACCTCGCGCTGCTCAGGAACATGGTCCGCGAGCTGAAGCTCGACAATGTGATCTTCACCGGCCACATCCGCCTGGAGCAGCTCACCGCATACTACCGCGCCGCCGATCTGTTCCTCTGCATGAGCGAGCATGAGGGCTTCTGCATCCCGCTCCTGGAGGCGATGCACTTCGGCGTCCCCATCCTCGCCTACGGCGCCGCGGCCGTTCCTGAAACGCTCGGCGGGAGCGGCGTGCTGGTGCGGGAAAAGGATTTCCCGCGCATCGCCGAGCTGATGGAGCTCCTCCTCAACGACGCGCCACTCCGCGAGGGAATCATCCGGCGCCAGAGAGAACGGCTCAATGATTTTGACCCCACTCGTCTTGAAAAGAAATTGAAAGGATACCTGGCTCCATGGCTGCCGCGCTGATTCGCCTCGTCGCGTCCCCGCTCCTCTTCTTTTTCCCCGGCGCATTTTTCCTTCGCCTCGTATGCGCGCGCGGACGTCACCCCCTGCCGCGGGGGTTCGGGGAGTGGCTCTTTTTGTCCGCGCTCGGCAGCATCCTGGTGGCATCCTGGATCGGGCTCGCGCTCGCGGAGCTTTCCATCTTCTCGCTCCGCGCGGTCCTCGCCGCCCAGGCCCTCGTCTCCATCGGCCTGCTCCTCGCAGCACCGGGCGCACGGTGGGGCATCCCGCGCCCCCGAGCCGGTGAGCTCGCGTGGGTCGCGCTCTTCGCGTGCCTCGGGATTGCGCTCTTTACGCCGCCGTATGAGTATGTGCTCGGGAACTGGGACCCTGGCACCTATATCAACAGCGGCGCCCGGCTCGCCCGCCGCGGCTCGATCACCTATCGCGATCCGGTCCTCGCGGCCCTGCCCCCCGTCGACCGTTCGCTTTTCTACTTCACGCACCTGATCGACCAGCGCTATGAGGGCGGCATAGCGATTGGCGACCACGAGCGCGCTATCGTCTCGCCCCATTTCTACCATATCTATACCGTCTGGATCGCCCTCTTCCACTCGCTCGGAGGCCTGCGATTCTCGCTCTGGGTGAACGTGATGTTCGGCCTCCTGGCGCTCGCCGCATTCTCCCTCGCGAGCAGGGAGCTCGCGGGCGGGAGAACCGCCTTGCTCGCCTCGCTCCTCCTTGCGGGGAGTGCCGCCGAGATCTGGTGCGTCCGGTTTCCCACCGCCGAGATCACCGCCCAGCTATTCTTCTGGGCCGGCCTCTTCTGCCTGTTCCGCACCCTCGACGAAGATCGCGGGGCATGGTCACTCTTCGCCGGGGTGTGCTTTGCGGAGGCGCTCCTCACGATCTTCACCGCCGTGCTCGTCCTCCCGGTACTCATTATTTCGCTTTTCCTTTTCCAGAGCAGGCGCGCCGCACTCGTGTTCCTCATCCCGCTCGCCGCCGGAATCGCACACCTCGTCATTCAGGACGCCACCGTCTGCCGCCCCTACTTCGAGCGCCAGGTTGAGGTCCTCCGCTCCTACGGGCTCACTCCGCTCCGGCTCGCGGGTGCGGGCGTGGGATTCCTGATACTATTCGCAATCCTGGGACTAAACCTCTTGCGCATCCGCGACCGTGCCGCGCGGCTTCTCCACTCGACGGGATTCAATAATCTCCTCGGGGCCACGCTCGTTATCCTTTTTCTTTACGCGGAGTTTATCCGCCCGCTCCTCGGAGGCGGGGCCGACGCGCGGAATCTCCCCGAGCTCGGCTGGTTCATATATCCGCTCGTGGCAAGGCCGCGATTCATCTCTATAGGACTCCTGCTCGCCCTCTACGGGGCGATCCTTTTCATCTTCGCGTGCAGCGGCCGGAAACGCGACGCCTTCCTCCTGATTACCCTGCCCGTCTGCGCGTTTTTCACCTACAAGAAGATGATCTTTCCCTCGTACCTGTGGGCTATCAGGCGCTACATACCGATCGTGTTCCCCGCGCTCATCTTCCTCATGGCGTGTCCGCTCGCCCTGCCCGGGCTACTGAGAAAGAGAGGACAGATCGCCGCGGTGTGCGCCGCGCTCGTCCTCATCGCCTGCATGCAGATCGATTTCACCCGATGCGTGCTCCCCACCGATTACGCCGGCACGGTCGATTTTCTCGCCCACCTCGCCGCCCCGCTCGACCGCGGAGGACTCTACGTCTGTGAGGGGAGCGGGATCGCGTCTCCGCTCGATTATAACTACGGCCTGGACGTCCTGCAGCTGTCCGATCAAACACCAGAGAAGTGCCGGGGCGTCGAGCGCGTCATGGGGAACCTGCTCGAGCGCGGCAGACGGGTCTACTACATTTCAAGGGGAGGGTGGCCGATTTCGCCTTCCCTCAATTTCGTTCCTCTCTTTGAGACGCCGCTCGAGACCGACCACCTCGAGTACAGCGTCGGCGCATTCCCCCGGAGACGCGTGCCGGTGAGCGTCACCGCGCGGGTCTTCAGGGTCGAGAGGCTCGGGGCGTCGCCTGAGGCGGACGCGACGAGCCGCGTGCTCGACATCGGAGAGGACTGTTTCGGTCTCATCAGCGGTTTCCAGAAGCCCACCATGCTCCGGGAAAAGGGAAACGGCAAGAATGCCAAGCGATGGGCGCGGTGGACGTCGGATGAGGCCGCGCTCGTCATTCCCACATTCGGTTCCCGCACCGATCTCACGCTCACCATCAGGGCATCTGCGGGGAGGGAGAGGCCTGTCGACTCGGTGCCAGTCCAGTTATTCATTGCTGACAAAAAAGTTGCGGAGGCAACCATCGGCCGGTCAATGGAGGAACAGCGCGTTGCCATTCTGGCGAGCGCCCTCCCCGCGGGCGCGTCGCGCGCGACTCTGAAAATCACCTCTCCCACCTGGAATCCCCCCGTCGCGGGCGGCGGGGAACAGCTCCGCAACCTCGGTATCTGCATCGACTGGCTGCGCATCGCACCGCGCGAGACTCAGTGATACATTATTTCCATGATGTAGGGGCGTGATTTATCGCGCCCGGGCCACGTATGTTACGTGGCATGTTCGATACTTACTCGCCGTAGGCGGGAATCCCTGCCCGTCCGGCAGGCGGGGAACCCCTACAATTTAGCCCCGCCCACACACACATCACCGAGGCAATTCTGCCGAACCTGTTTTTATCTGGACGCCTGACCGGTCAGGTACTACGACGATGGTGAAGTGCCTGAAAGCTCAAGCAGGAACAAGAAGCGAAGAACAGGGATGACACAAGAGGAGGTAAAACTGATAGGAGCAGTACCTTTAGGCTTGGCAATTACCTAACGGAATTATATATTTAACTAGCCCGACTTTCGCAGATTTTTGATATTTGAGGGTTTTTGTATTTTTCCGAGGCTTGTGGATTGATTATATTGGGTGCTTTGGCCGAAAAGGGGTTTTCCCCCCCCTGTGTGGAGACCTACCCTCTGGATTTTAGTTGCCGGAGTGTGAAATACTACCGGCATGTTCCTGAAACCGAACAAGCGATTCAAGGACGGTAAAGACCATGTGTATTACACGCTGAATGAGAGCATACGCATCGGCAAGCGGCGAGTGGTCCAGCGTACGATTCTGCATTTGGGTGAGCTTACCACCAGCCAGTGCCATCGCTGGCGGCACACGATCGATGTTATCAACGAGCGCAGTGAAGCACGGCAGATGGAACTGCTGACTGAAGAAGAGCATCAGCGACGTGGTTATCCGGAAGATCCGGATGTGGTGGCGATCCGGCTATCGAGTTTACAGGTATGCAACTGCCGGGAGTTCGGGAGCTGTTGGATAGGGGTCAAGCTTTGGCAGATATTGGAGTTGGATCGATTTTGGGCGGAGCGATTGGGAGAGCTTCGAGGCGAGGTGCCTTGGGAGAAGGTAGCCGAGCTATTGTCGGTGAATCGTCTCTGCGATCCGGGTAGTGAGCTGAGTGTGCACGAGAAGTGGCACCCCAAAACCGGGATGAACCTGCTGCTGGACTGCGACGATGCGGTTGCGGAGAAGGACCGCCTGTATCGCTGCCTTGATCGGTTGCTTGCGCACAAGGGTGCACTGGAAGAACATTTGAGGTGTAAGTGGGGTGAACTGTTTCAGGCGGACTTCGAGGTATTGCTTTACGACCTGACCAGCACTTA
Encoded proteins:
- a CDS encoding glycosyltransferase family 39 protein, producing MIPIKIASLAVLLLLPGYLLIRVSRGGVPPSPHPTRRAWLQGVVASMVISSWLGLVLLECGCFSLRNLLLPLAACSLLLYLIFRPALRSARLDENPRERGSAQHDPFPWPLAIVLCAFGLACLRFGSSEYIFGGWDSGEYVNMGALIADRGGIVYRDEFFSSIPEAARQIFTDGGRRYMGFNLLSSREAIVSPKFMHLYPLWLALAMKLSGLRAALSLNVLFSLLSLSLCYQIAGQLHGRRAAAAAAVFLALNAVQIWFARNQCAEPLAQLFFLGCVYFWILWRRGGRLHAALSAACAGMMFLTKFETTIILPAMAAALLLSEKRRGEIAFLIVLLAALLHLTVHLCWWDRPYAWAILNNIPARLREHGLSLIVASCIFLVISYLLLWRSRSRGSPLNRINSPTRFLAGSAVLAFITFLYFIRPLVSASPESANLPEFSRVMGEGLFWWSIAAFLWIWLRGLKSEESLLWISALTVTFLFSISAVGEHHLYPWSARRFLPVTLPALAIFSGCFTAELSALLPRLGRSLLILGLALLLIIPLTRAPFLLTARDYPGARAFIRALAPATEAFDILICEQVRLAVPLNFLLRRNVLLFKETEQTIKKCDRVEALIASRLAEGKRVAYVTAGPAIHGKTIAFQKRAELPFISSIVPLTRHAMPLGITEISSDVKVLEAIPLAAEPPPEKDLFIDIGYQCFGLEDGFYGPRLIGKEGGAGRWTAPRASLIIPWFEDGSAAALTLSLSTGPRGGMPVPVELLIEGRRVAEFNAHGGLNGYMASIPRGTCTGMKRVRLELITPPWNPADDGLRGYPSALGIFLDSIRITKLRAADPGHERNPGGGTDTHEH
- a CDS encoding glycosyltransferase family 4 protein, whose amino-acid sequence is MSTSKPALHQIVAGFVDGDAISNFALTLQGIFRGWGYDSDIFCPRRHITPKLSGRAKDIGEHRPLSRREHIVIFHFSIGSETIDYFKRLPERKVLVYHNITPGRYYRSLYDGRETLLTQGRQELRALAPVPDLSLADSSFNAGELEEAGFRNVKVMPIILNTDYLNCPPDRSIINRYRDGVKNILFVGRIVPNKRFEDLIKACHAYRLFLNREVRLLLVGSYIDLERYLALLRNMVRELKLDNVIFTGHIRLEQLTAYYRAADLFLCMSEHEGFCIPLLEAMHFGVPILAYGAAAVPETLGGSGVLVREKDFPRIAELMELLLNDAPLREGIIRRQRERLNDFDPTRLEKKLKGYLAPWLPR
- a CDS encoding glycosyltransferase family 39 protein encodes the protein MAAALIRLVASPLLFFFPGAFFLRLVCARGRHPLPRGFGEWLFLSALGSILVASWIGLALAELSIFSLRAVLAAQALVSIGLLLAAPGARWGIPRPRAGELAWVALFACLGIALFTPPYEYVLGNWDPGTYINSGARLARRGSITYRDPVLAALPPVDRSLFYFTHLIDQRYEGGIAIGDHERAIVSPHFYHIYTVWIALFHSLGGLRFSLWVNVMFGLLALAAFSLASRELAGGRTALLASLLLAGSAAEIWCVRFPTAEITAQLFFWAGLFCLFRTLDEDRGAWSLFAGVCFAEALLTIFTAVLVLPVLIISLFLFQSRRAALVFLIPLAAGIAHLVIQDATVCRPYFERQVEVLRSYGLTPLRLAGAGVGFLILFAILGLNLLRIRDRAARLLHSTGFNNLLGATLVILFLYAEFIRPLLGGGADARNLPELGWFIYPLVARPRFISIGLLLALYGAILFIFACSGRKRDAFLLITLPVCAFFTYKKMIFPSYLWAIRRYIPIVFPALIFLMACPLALPGLLRKRGQIAAVCAALVLIACMQIDFTRCVLPTDYAGTVDFLAHLAAPLDRGGLYVCEGSGIASPLDYNYGLDVLQLSDQTPEKCRGVERVMGNLLERGRRVYYISRGGWPISPSLNFVPLFETPLETDHLEYSVGAFPRRRVPVSVTARVFRVERLGASPEADATSRVLDIGEDCFGLISGFQKPTMLREKGNGKNAKRWARWTSDEAALVIPTFGSRTDLTLTIRASAGRERPVDSVPVQLFIADKKVAEATIGRSMEEQRVAILASALPAGASRATLKITSPTWNPPVAGGGEQLRNLGICIDWLRIAPRETQ